A region of the Carya illinoinensis cultivar Pawnee chromosome 16, C.illinoinensisPawnee_v1, whole genome shotgun sequence genome:
ttataaaaaataaattataagttaaCATGATTCggtttgatatattaaattataaagtacATATGACTAATTACAAATTGAAAACTCTACTAACAAAGAAATTAtagaaaagtaatattataaattgatataatttgatataatttatcaacttataaaattatttttattataaaataaatttaacagactatataaaattatttttaattttttattataaattaaattttaccgATTAGTTGTGATGTTAAGATTCGAAACGGaaggtataaaaaaaaagaattttaggTGTCTGGTCACGTCAAGCAACCATCAAGGGAGTATCACTTTCTGCAACCATTATGCTAGATGCTCTTATTAAACATCTTCTTCATTGTCAAGTGTTTCTTGtgaaaatttttatcatttattccAACTGTGTTTTCAAAGCTCTTtttcatctctcttttttttttttttttttttaaatgtttacaTTAATCCTCTAACGTGCAGTTTGGATAATaagatgatttttaaaaattaaaaaaatattattttttaataatatgattattttaaaatttaaaaaaattaaattatttattatattttatatgaaattttaaaaaatattataatgataatatacaataatataatatgagatatttttaatattcaaatgaaGTTATAAagcaaatatattgaaaatgagaaaatggCAAATTGCAAGGCCACATGTAAAGGGTCCTAATGCCCATGCACACACGTATACATATATTCGACTTATAATTGTTTGTAAATTCTTTCAAAACTCTAAGGTCGGGTTAAATcaattgaataaatattttttaatttttaatttttaacttttttatctaaatattttataatcgttacaattttatcaaatttttaaataaaatataaaaaataattaaaatttttttaaattttaaaataaaaataatattaataaattatattataataataatttaactttataatatttttatttaacatctcaattcatctaTGTAAgcaaacaaataattattttatataagaaacaaacagataattcttttatactccATTGAAATTGAGAAATTCTAGATTGAAATGTCATCTTGGTAAAATGATACCAGctggatttaaaaataaaaaataaaaaaattggttttgttttaatcttaaaaaatggatttaaaaataaaaaataaaaatataaccaAGTATCCGGATCCTTACTTGGATAATAATCTTAAATGATACCACTTCGAAAGATCCAAGtcttttgaaatattttctaaatttttgtcTAAACTAAATTctcataaaataattacaaaatgttgtgttttttgaatatatattatggaaatagtaaaaattttgaaatttcaatttcataatTCGAATtaaggaaataataaaataaatattaaatatatatatatatatatatatatatatatatatatatatataatatattgcatAACATTGGAAAACATATTTAAACACCTTAGATATAAAATCCAAcccaaaattatatttaaatcaaaTGATATATCCTAAAGAAAAATCTTAAACAGTCGTCCACACACTGCAaatcactttatttttttaaaattttttattaaatatttaatatgaacaatgagtaaaagaatttaattaatttaagaaaaaaaattaaaaatatatatataatatatggacCGTGTAACAAACCTAATCCAAAATTCCCCCCCATCGTTAATCGGTAAGCACAAAATTACGGATCTATCCATTTTCTATTTCCAATTTTCCActgccactctctctctctctctctctctctctctctctctttgtgtcTCGCTCGCTCTTATTATATTTCTGTGAACTCCGACCAACCAAGGGTCCAAGAcccctgtctctctctctctctctctcgctctctttcTCGGGGCGGACACAAATGCGAACACAAACAACAGGCTTAAAGCTTCTCTCTGCAATGTCGAAGAAATATCCGTCCTCGGAGATCAATCTCTTCTTGTTGGCAGCACCTGCGTTGCTCCTTCTCTGCACCGCTCTGTTACTACTTCCTCCATCCTCACTCGCCGACTCAGATCGGCTCGACCCCAGTAACTCCACCCAGTCTAATGTCTCTCTTTCTAAGCCCAAAGAAGGCAGCTTCGCCCAAATGATTGATCAAGCTCTCGCCAACGAATTTCCTGAGAACGATCAGCCAGAAGGTTCGCAGATCCAAGCTGTTTAGTCACTCTCTCTTCTTATCATTTTCGTTAGGGTTTGCATTACTCTTTGTTTGGTTTCTGAAGAACCAGCATTAAATGCAAAAGAAATGTGCAATTCTTTTGCTTAGAATAGCTACTGTTTTTTTATTCTCGATTCACTttatttgtatgaatattttggcAGCGGCTGATGCTGGAGGCTTCAACAACAGTGTTGCTGAACGGCAGGTCGGTGTCACCATTTTCTTTAAGAATTTCACTGAGAAAATCTTTGAAAGAACTCCAAATATTCTATTAAGATGCATTTCTCTTCACCGAAAAGAGAAATCAAATCGAGTGATAAATGATTTGGTTGTTCATTTCTAAATATCGATCTCATTAAAGATTCTATTAGATCTAAATCATCACAGCTCCAATTTCATGAAATTTTATTGCGATTAGATTTGCTGGCAATTATATAGCTTATATCACTTGCGTTCTTATGGTAGATTCTTTCCTTGTTCTCAAatgcgatttttttttttttttttggggtacaTTTTAGCCTCTTAATTAGTTGGCGTGCTATTTGTTATTGTTGCCAGAAAATCACTTGTGTTCTTTTGTGTCTTCGAATGAAGTCTTATTACTTACCAAATAATTAGTTGGAGATGCTTAAGATTATCATTCCGTACCCATTCTAGCATGAAACTTTTGCTGAAttgatttttctttatctttttgtgTTAATCAGGCAGTTCTGGAAACTGTAGCCAGAGTTAAGCCAAAGAAAAATGACACAAAGGAGGAAAAGTATGTCTTTCTGTTTTTAATCTGAGGATTCATGTCTAGTTTCTCACTAGAATtcatcacttgtaagatgagcATTTTTTGCATTCCTCACTTTCCGTTGTTGCTTCCAACTTTTAGGTCATTCCAACTACATCATGTTTTTAATCTTGATACTGATAATAGAGCTGAAGATACGCCAACATTAATAGATCGAAAGGTAAGATTGcttcatgaaaaaaattatgttctttttctcatgtatacatcctgtgtacttggcaCCATGCCTATTTTCTAATgaatgaaatttcttgattacctattgAAAAAATATGGCCTTTTTAATAAACAACTTAAAAAAGGAActccttttcccttttcaagTCGATCATTTTAGTTATAGATGAATAATCTATGTGCTTTTTTTCCAGGACAATGTCTTTAtcatatctaattttaaatcaaaatatccagTTCTGCAGCTAGACATAAGGTAAGCTTGTGAATTTGTAATAGTTTAGCAAGTTATGTTTCTGCATGTACATTTTAAGCTTATCTAAGATTTTCTACTTATTTCCTTGTAGATTGATATCGGATTTGGTAGTTGTTATCGTCTCAGCAACTTGTGGTGGCATTGCCTTTGCTTGTGCTGGACAGCCGGTCTGATTATATTTGATATATGCTTTATACATGGCAAAGTGCAGTGTTAGGATCTGTTTCATGTGTTATATTGCACCAATTATCTGATATTATTGTTGATCGTGCTGTATGTTTCTCAGGTTATCACTGGATATTTGCTTGCGGGATCTTTGATTGGACCCGGAGGGTTTAACTTTGTCAGCGAAATGGTTCAAGTATGTTGCTTTTTCCTTTGAAAGCTATTGGCcctgttttctcttattccctCCTCAAAAAATATGGAAGATGGTTTGTTTGCTCAACAAGTCAATGTCATACTGTACTGTTTCGGTCTAGTAATCCTCTCATTTTCCATGGATAATGAATGATATGTAATGATGGAAGGGATCTAACTGACCTATCTAACAATCATTTTGATCATCATGGTATTGATTCCTTTTAAACCTAGTTAAAGCCTAGACTATCACTTATTCTGGATTGGTTGTTTgcatttatttaggtttctagaATCCATTTCAATATGCCTGCATTAGAAATTTACTAGAGATCATGCATTTTGTTGACATTGttgttaaaatttgtttttttataagtaaaaaaaaattgatcgaTACAAAAATTGGCATAGCTCAATTACACATGAAGCATACAAGAGAATGCACCAATACTTTCTCCTCTCTGGTGATGATTTCATATTCATCAATGCTTTGTccttctatcaaatattttacatgtCACTTACTTTTTGCACTACTGCATGCACATAGGTTGAAACAGTGGCTCAGTTTGGTGtagttttccttctttttgcACTGGGCCTAGAGTTCTCCACAACGAAGGTCAAATTTTGTTCTTTAGCCCGCTCTGCTTTCTTTGGATTTAGTGAAATTGTGGTTGAAAGTTTATTACTGTGCGATTGTAGCTTCGAGTTGTTCGAGCTGTTGCTGTTCTGGGGGGCCTGCTACAAATTTTCCTGTTTATGTGCCTGTGTGGTATTACAGCCTCGGTATGCCTACAGATTctagcagaattttcatgaaAGTCTGTACTTTTCTACTTGTAAAAGCTGCTTGCACTGGATCTCCCTTGTAAGAGTTTAATTAAAttggtatttcctttgtatacttcctatgtacttgggccgTGCCTATGCTTGGTAATAAAATTCtcattaactataaaaaaaagggTTTAATTAAATTGGGAATACTGCAAATACCTGAAGAGTTACACTTTTCAAAGCAATCAGAACAGTTACAGTGTGGAGCCCCTTGGCTTGGCTCAAGTGTAAAAGCAGTAGGGTGCTTTTAGGGTGGTTATTAGGTTTTGTGACCAAAAAGGGGGAAACGTTTGCTGTATGGTGCTTGCGCAGCTCAAATGGATGTTTAATGCCAGTGTTGTTAAGTTCCAAATATCTTTCTTGAAAACAGACTGTTATATGATGTTTCTGACTTTCAAAGCTGCACTTGTCTTTTTGCAGTTGTCTGGTGGTAAAGCTTCCGAGGGGGTATTTGTTGGCGCATTGCTTTCAATGTCTTCAACGGCAGTGGTAAAGCTCTATGTGAATCTGACTTTTGAATGCGTGTGCTTTCACTTCTACAACTATCTACTGGTTGGATAATAAATAATGCCCATAATGATGAGGTTTTATTCTTTGGGACACAGGTATTGAAGTTTCTGATGGAAAAAAACTCTATTAATGTGCTTCATGGCCAAGTAACCATCGGCACCCTTATTTTGCAGGTATTtagctactttttttttcttctttaattagttttttttctttaccaaTCTTCTTTCCATGAACTCCAATTCATTTGTTTGTGTGTTTTCCTTCTACTACTAAACAATTGACGTGATCACTAAATTTCGTCTCTCAAATACTCTCAGTCTTAAAAACTCCTTTCCCTCCAGGACTGTGCCGTGGGTTTACTGTTTGCTTTGCTACCAGTTCTGGGAGGGACTTCTGGTGTCCTTCAAGGAGTGATGTCAATGACTAAAGTGTAAGTAATGAACTTGTGAAACTCTCCACGTTTTCAACCTTCTTTCTCTGTGTCTCAGAAGTGTCGATGTGTCTGATATGAAATGTTTCAAGAGAAGATGTGTTTCTGCTATTTAGTGTATAGCAAAAGAAGTTGAAGCGCATTTCCGGCACTTTATCCTGTAACAGTAcgtaaagaaaaagaataaagtgtATCTTATTTTGAAGAGGCCAAATAGGACTATTTAGCACTGCATACCAAGTAATGTGAAGCTTACATATTTGATAGATTACATACAACTGAAATGGAACTAAtaacttttatattatttccatTGAACTGGATAACATGTTTTGATTCTTTACAAGTGAGCAAAGCTGAAAGAAAGAGGTATTTCTGCTTGAGatgataataatatatgtagatatGAAGAGTAAATGGCCCAGGAAAATCTGACTTTGATGAACTGACACTGCCAGGGGTGGGAGTTAGTACAGTGATGATAGATTGTTTCTTTTCAGAAGTTTACTTTATCATTTTGTTCATCTTTGTCCCTGCCGAGTACCATATGTTAtaacatcttttttcttctcttttccagGCTGGTGATGTTAATTACATTTTTGGCTGTTCTATCAGTATTATCCCGTACTTGTGTTCCCTGGTTACTTAAACTCATGATAAGCCTATCATCACAGGTgtgattatttgttttttacaaAATGTCAGAGATAAAAACCTGACTGACTGTTATCTgttctataattttattttttatctgtgCAGACCAATGAACTGTATCAATTGGCATCAGTTGCCTTCTGCTTGCTTGTAGCCTGGGTTGGTTTTGCTTCCCAATTCTTCTTGTGTTGGAATTCGTGCTTTCACTAAGACACTCATCTATATTCATTCCATTTTAACTTTAAATTTCTTTAGGTTTGGAAAAGAAGAGTTTGAGGCTCATTAATGCATggatttaaatcatcaaaaagTTTGATAGTGATTACTGTTGAGggaaaatgagcgtattggcatattcttgtgaaaacctgtgtaaaacaatgttgtaacaagtgttgttgggAAAAGGCTTGAAACGTGCTTGGAGCACTGCTTGTTCAATTACCTTAAAGGGATGTTAATTTCATTTGCTTTCTTCTATGCATTAGTAAGGGTGGTATGAAAAAGTGAGGATTTCAATTTCTTGATTCGTCTCGGcacaaaaagaaagggaaaggtTTACACTGAATAGGATATTCTTCCATGATTCCAATATGTATAAAACACCCCCCATCAGTACTTGCTTCATGCTTCTTCCTGGTGATTCAATCATTTAAGCCAGTGGATTGCAACATCCAAATTACAAACTTGTTGTATTGTCTTATAATGATGAATTGTGTGGTATTGGTTGAGCCTATGGGAAAAGGCTTCATCTCAGAGTTTCCTTGTTAACTAGTGTTGGTTGCTTCaatgtaatatttaatttagcaaatttttgcttttgaatggacttgttttgcttttttttttgtttttttttctataaatttgGGGAGGGTGGGTTTCGAACTCCAAACCTCCATTTTGGAGGCTGGGGGTAATGCCAATCAGGCCACAGGCCTTTGGCAAAGGATAACaagtcattttttttgttttgttttgctggCATATACTATAGACCCTAAGCATGCAACTgttgtttaatttttctaatgatTTCAGTGTAGTGATAAGCTGGG
Encoded here:
- the LOC122299321 gene encoding K(+) efflux antiporter 6-like isoform X1, giving the protein MRTQTTGLKLLSAMSKKYPSSEINLFLLAAPALLLLCTALLLLPPSSLADSDRLDPSNSTQSNVSLSKPKEGSFAQMIDQALANEFPENDQPEAADAGGFNNSVAERQAVLETVARVKPKKNDTKEEKSFQLHHVFNLDTDNRAEDTPTLIDRKDNVFIISNFKSKYPVLQLDIRLISDLVVVIVSATCGGIAFACAGQPVITGYLLAGSLIGPGGFNFVSEMVQVETVAQFGVVFLLFALGLEFSTTKLRVVRAVAVLGGLLQIFLFMCLCGITASLSGGKASEGVFVGALLSMSSTAVVLKFLMEKNSINVLHGQVTIGTLILQDCAVGLLFALLPVLGGTSGVLQGVMSMTKVLVMLITFLAVLSVLSRTCVPWLLKLMISLSSQTNELYQLASVAFCLLVAWCSDKLGLSLELGSFAAGVMISTTDLAQHTLEQIEPIRNLFAALFLASIGMLIHVQFLWNHVDILLASVILVVIVKTIIISTVVKGFGYNNKTSLLVGVSLAQIGEFAFVLLSRASNLHLVEGKVYLLLLGTTALSLVTTPLLFKLIPTVVHLGVLLRWFSLNSSVEIGLKGDNLRSESAKQRAISINQGPHDS
- the LOC122299321 gene encoding K(+) efflux antiporter 6-like isoform X3 produces the protein MRTQTTGLKLLSAMSKKYPSSEINLFLLAAPALLLLCTALLLLPPSSLADSDRLDPSNSTQSNVSLSKPKEGSFAQMIDQALANEFPENDQPEAADAGGFNNSVAERQAVLETVARVKPKKNDTKEEKSFQLHHVFNLDTDNRAEDTPTLIDRKDNVFIISNFKSKYPVLQLDIRLISDLVVVIVSATCGGIAFACAGQPVITGYLLAGSLIGPGGFNFVSEMVQVETVAQFGVVFLLFALGLEFSTTKLRVVRAVAVLGGLLQIFLFMCLCGITASLSGGKASEGVFVGALLSMSSTAVVLKFLMEKNSINVLHGQVTIGTLILQDCAVGLLFALLPVLGGTSGVLQGVMSMTKVLVMLITFLAVLSVLSRTCVPWLLKLMISLSSQCSDKLGLSLELGSFAAGVMISTTDLAQHTLEQIEPIRNLFAALFLASIGMLIHVQFLWNHVDILLASVILVVIVKTIIISTVVKGFGYNNKTSLLVGVSLAQIGEFAFVLLSRASNLHLVEGKVYLLLLGTTALSLVTTPLLFKLIPTVVHLGVLLRWFSLNSSVEIGLKGDNLRSESAKQRAISINQGPHDS
- the LOC122299321 gene encoding K(+) efflux antiporter 6-like isoform X5, whose translation is MRTQTTGLKLLSAMSKKYPSSEINLFLLAAPALLLLCTALLLLPPSSLADSDRLDPSNSTQSNVSLSKPKEGSFAQMIDQALANEFPENDQPEAADAGGFNNSVAERQAVLETVARVKPKKNDTKEEKSFQLHHVFNLDTDNRAEDTPTLIDRKDNVFIISNFKSKYPVLQLDIRLISDLVVVIVSATCGGIAFACAGQPVITGYLLAGSLIGPGGFNFVSEMVQVETVAQFGVVFLLFALGLEFSTTKLRVVRAVAVLGGLLQIFLFMCLCGITASLSGGKASEGVFVGALLSMSSTAVVLKFLMEKNSINVLHGQVTIGTLILQDCAVGLLFALLPVLGGTSGVLQGVMSMTKVLVMLITFLAVLSVLSRTCVPWLLKLMISLSSQTNELYQLASVAFCLLVAWCSDKLGLSLELGSFAAGVMISTTDLAQHTLEQIEPIRNLFAALFLASIGMLIHVQFLWNHVDILLASVILVVIVKTIIISTVVKGFGYNNKTSLLVGVSLAQIGEFAFVLLSRASNLHLVEVFNFWLESRWKI
- the LOC122299321 gene encoding K(+) efflux antiporter 6-like isoform X2 encodes the protein MRTQTTGLKLLSAMSKKYPSSEINLFLLAAPALLLLCTALLLLPPSSLADSDRLDPSNSTQSNVSLSKPKEGSFAQMIDQALANEFPENDQPEAADAGGFNNSVAERQAVLETVARVKPKKNDTKEEKSFQLHHVFNLDTDNRAEDTPTLIDRKDNVFIISNFKSKYPVLQLDIRLISDLVVVIVSATCGGIAFACAGQPVITGYLLAGSLIGPGGFNFVSEMVQVETVAQFGVVFLLFALGLEFSTTKLRVVRAVAVLGGLLQIFLFMCLCGITASLSGGKASEGVFVGALLSMSSTAVVLKFLMEKNSINVLHGQVTIGTLILQDCAVGLLFALLPVLGGTSGVLQGVMSMTKVLVMLITFLAVLSVLSRTCVPWLLKLMISLSSQTNELYQLASVAFCLLVAWCSDKLGLSLELGSFAAGVMISTTDLAQHTLEQIEPIRNLFAALFLASIGMLIHVQFLWNHVDILLASVILVVIVKTIIISTVVKGFGYNNKTSLLVGVSLAQIGEFAFVLLSRASNLHLVEGKVYLLLLGTTALSLVTTPLLFKLIPTVVHLGVLLRWFSLNSSVEVFTSIQLKDRIKRG
- the LOC122299321 gene encoding K(+) efflux antiporter 6-like isoform X4 gives rise to the protein MRTQTTGLKLLSAMSKKYPSSEINLFLLAAPALLLLCTALLLLPPSSLADSDRLDPSNSTQSNVSLSKPKEGSFAQMIDQALANEFPENDQPEAADAGGFNNSVAERQAVLETVARVKPKKNDTKEEKSFQLHHVFNLDTDNRAEDTPTLIDRKDNVFIISNFKSKYPVLQLDIRLISDLVVVIVSATCGGIAFACAGQPVITGYLLAGSLIGPGGFNFVSEMVQLRVVRAVAVLGGLLQIFLFMCLCGITASLSGGKASEGVFVGALLSMSSTAVVLKFLMEKNSINVLHGQVTIGTLILQDCAVGLLFALLPVLGGTSGVLQGVMSMTKVLVMLITFLAVLSVLSRTCVPWLLKLMISLSSQTNELYQLASVAFCLLVAWCSDKLGLSLELGSFAAGVMISTTDLAQHTLEQIEPIRNLFAALFLASIGMLIHVQFLWNHVDILLASVILVVIVKTIIISTVVKGFGYNNKTSLLVGVSLAQIGEFAFVLLSRASNLHLVEGKVYLLLLGTTALSLVTTPLLFKLIPTVVHLGVLLRWFSLNSSVEIGLKGDNLRSESAKQRAISINQGPHDS